In a single window of the Anaerolineae bacterium genome:
- the galK gene encoding galactokinase codes for MTLKEKTSQLFKKHFGHEPSHFFRAPGRVNLIGEHTDYNDGFVLPCAIDYHTVVAVQPRSDTQVNLVAADFGEQTSSFDLAAEIRRDETAPWSNYVRGVAWTLVQRDHKLRGLNMVIAGNVPLAAGLSSSASLEVAAGTTFNHLSELGLDGKSIALVGQYAENNFVGMKCGIMDQFISALGQKDHALLIDCRSLDYQAVPIPAGVAIVIANSNFRREGLGLLDSEYNTRRRECETAAAHFGVPALRDVSPDVFALHEDELSATVAKRARHVITENARTEAAGEALTNGNLARLSRLMAASHASMRDDFEITVPPIDALVEIVAGAIGEAGGVRMTGGGFGGCIVALVPQELVPQVKTAITQKYPAASGGLEATIYVCQASEGAGQY; via the coding sequence ATGACCCTCAAAGAAAAAACCTCGCAGTTGTTCAAAAAACACTTTGGCCACGAGCCAAGCCATTTCTTCCGCGCGCCGGGGCGGGTCAACCTCATTGGCGAGCATACCGATTATAACGACGGTTTTGTGCTGCCCTGCGCCATTGACTATCACACCGTGGTGGCGGTGCAGCCGCGCAGCGACACCCAGGTGAATCTGGTGGCGGCTGACTTTGGCGAACAAACCAGCAGCTTTGACCTGGCCGCCGAAATCAGACGAGACGAAACGGCTCCCTGGAGCAACTACGTGCGCGGCGTGGCCTGGACGCTGGTCCAACGCGACCACAAACTGCGCGGGCTGAATATGGTCATTGCCGGAAACGTGCCCCTGGCCGCAGGCCTTAGCTCGTCGGCTTCGCTGGAAGTAGCCGCCGGCACCACCTTCAACCATCTCAGTGAACTTGGCCTGGACGGTAAAAGCATTGCCTTGGTAGGGCAATATGCCGAAAATAATTTTGTGGGGATGAAATGCGGCATTATGGACCAGTTCATCTCGGCGCTGGGGCAAAAAGACCACGCCCTGTTGATTGACTGCCGCAGCCTGGACTATCAAGCTGTGCCCATTCCGGCCGGAGTGGCCATTGTGATTGCTAACAGCAATTTTAGGCGCGAGGGCCTGGGTTTGCTGGATAGCGAATACAATACCCGCCGCCGGGAGTGCGAAACAGCGGCGGCCCATTTTGGCGTGCCCGCCCTGCGTGATGTATCGCCCGACGTGTTTGCCCTCCATGAAGATGAATTGAGCGCAACCGTCGCCAAACGCGCCCGCCACGTGATCACCGAAAACGCCCGCACCGAGGCCGCCGGGGAAGCCCTGACCAACGGCAACCTGGCCCGGTTGAGCCGCCTCATGGCCGCATCGCACGCCTCAATGCGCGATGATTTTGAAATCACCGTGCCGCCCATTGACGCCCTGGTAGAGATTGTGGCCGGGGCCATTGGCGAGGCCGGCGGGGTACGGATGACCGGCGGCGGTTTTGGCGGCTGTATTGTGGCCCTGGTGCCCCAAGAGTTGGTGCCGCAGGTTAAAACCGCCATTACCCAAAAATATCCGGCGGCCTCCGGCGGTCTGGAAGCAACCATCTATGTTTGCCAGGCTTCCGAGGGAGCCGGTCAATATTAG
- a CDS encoding sulfite exporter TauE/SafE family protein, with protein MAWYLYLAIIGAGVIAGFINTLAGSGSLVTLPLLIFLGLPATVANGTNRVAILLQNVVGVSSFHREQVLDWRGGLLLAVPAIFGSIAGAQIAVNLNETVMRQTIGGLMVVMLVIIWIRPRRWLEGQPETQRQRPGWKQMLIFFAIGVYGGFIQAGVGIFLLAGLVLGAGYNLVRANAVKVLIVLCFTVFALVVFILNGQVAWLVGLILAVGNMLGAWLGAWLAVRRGAGFVRWLLIGVVAVSAAELLGLFDLVGRWWGNV; from the coding sequence ATGGCCTGGTATCTTTATTTAGCCATAATTGGCGCCGGGGTGATTGCCGGTTTTATCAATACGTTGGCGGGCAGCGGCTCGTTGGTTACGTTGCCGCTGCTTATCTTTTTGGGGCTGCCGGCCACTGTGGCCAACGGCACCAATCGGGTGGCTATTTTGCTGCAAAACGTGGTGGGGGTGAGCAGTTTTCACCGGGAACAGGTGTTGGATTGGCGCGGCGGCCTGCTGTTGGCTGTGCCGGCTATTTTTGGTTCCATTGCGGGCGCTCAGATTGCGGTCAACCTTAATGAAACAGTGATGCGCCAGACAATTGGGGGCTTGATGGTGGTGATGCTGGTGATCATCTGGATTCGGCCCCGGCGCTGGCTGGAGGGTCAGCCGGAAACGCAGCGGCAACGTCCCGGCTGGAAGCAGATGCTGATATTTTTTGCCATTGGCGTTTACGGCGGTTTTATCCAGGCCGGGGTGGGTATTTTTCTGCTGGCGGGCCTGGTGCTGGGCGCAGGTTATAATCTGGTGCGGGCAAACGCGGTGAAGGTGTTGATTGTGCTCTGTTTTACGGTATTTGCGCTGGTTGTTTTTATCCTCAATGGCCAGGTGGCGTGGCTGGTGGGCCTGATCCTGGCAGTGGGGAATATGTTGGGCGCGTGGCTGGGCGCGTGGCTGGCCGTGCGACGCGGGGCCGGTTTTGTCCGTTGGCTGCTGATTGGTGTGGTGGCGGTATCGGCAGCCGAGTTGTTGGGACTGTTTGATCTGGTCGGCCGGTGGTGGGGGAATGTCTAA